From Erigeron canadensis isolate Cc75 chromosome 8, C_canadensis_v1, whole genome shotgun sequence, one genomic window encodes:
- the LOC122610698 gene encoding peroxidase 7-like: MKMGGSILILVVLSLLSILNLMSVSASSLGGNPSLLHSLKVPSLSDAERLEDELSYSLYHKSCGQAEGIIYKKVQEWVKKDPTLAPSLIRLHFHDCSVRGCDASILLDHSGSERSANVSKSLRGFELINAIKAELEKKCPKTVSCADILATVARDATVLAGGPFWMIPFGRKDGRVSLAKEASSVPMGRESITHLIEFFQSKGLNVLDLVVLSGAHTIGRSTCESVQHRLYDYKGTKKPDPSIDPQYLNYLRRKCRWATENVYLDATTPNTFDVQYYHNLKKKMGLLSTDQLLYSDSRTKPITEALTFQSSLFSNQFSVSMVKLANILDAKSQDNGEIRTHCNRVNY; encoded by the exons ATGAAGATGGGTGGTAGCATTCTGATCTTGGTTGTCCTCTCACTATTGTCCATTTTAAATCTTATGTCGGTTTCAGCCTCATCACTAGGCGGCAATCCTTCATTGTTACATTCTCTAAAAGTACCAAGCTTGTCGGACGCTGAGCGCCTTGAGGACGAACTTTCATACTCTTTGTATCATAAAAGTTGTGGTCAAGCCGAAGGTATCATTTACAAGAAAGTACAGGAATGGGTTAAAAAGGACCCGACTCTTGCTCCTAGTCTCATAAGGCTACATTTCCATGATTGTTCCGTTAGG GGATGTGATGCGTCCATACTTTTAGACCACAGTGGAAGTGAAAGGAGTGCCAATGTAAGCAAGTCATTAAGAGGGTTTGAATTGATCAATGCAATCAAGGCAGAGCTTGAGAAGAAATGCCCTAAAACCGTCTCTTGTGCTGATATTTTAGCAACTGTGGCTAGAGATGCCACTGTATTAGCCGGAGGACCTTTTTGGATGATCCCTTTTGGAAGAAAAGACGGCCGCGTTTCTCTAGCAAAGGAAGCTTCAAGCGTCCCCATGGGCCGTGAAAGCATTACCCATCTTATTGAGTTCTTCCAGTCTAAGGGATTGAATGTTCTCGACTTGGTAGTCCTTtcag GCGCGCATACGATAGGAAGGAGTACATGTGAGTCGGTACAGCATAGGCTATACGATTACAAAGGAACAAAGAAACCTGACCCATCTATCGATCCACAATACTTGAACTACTTAAGAAGAAAATGTCGATGGGCTACTGAAAATGTCTATCTTGATGCTACCACCCCAAATACGTTCGACGTGCAATACTATCATAATCTCAAAAAGAAGATGGGACTCTTGTCGACGGACCAATTGCTCTACTCGGATTCAAGAACCAAACCAATCACGGAGGCTTTAACTTTCCAATCTTCTCTCTTTTCCAACCAATTCTCTGTCTCAATGGTGAAGCTTGCAAATATCCTTGATGCTAAATCACAAGATAATGGTGAAATCCGCACACATTGCAATCGTGTCAATTATTAA